ACAGCTTATTTTGCTGTAAACGAAGGAAGAGAAGTGGTAATGACAGGTTCAAGCAGAATGCAAGAGCGTCCTATTAAAATTTTGGTCGATACGTTAAGACAACTTGGAGTTGAGATCTCGTATGAAAAAGAAGAAGGTTATCCGCCAATTCGAATCAAAGGGAAAAAAGTTACCGCTTCTAAAGTAACCTTGGCAGCAAATGTAAGCAGTCAATATATTTCGGCACTTTTATTAGTCGCTTCTAAATTAGAAAATGGTTTAGAACTGACTTTAGAAGGAGAAATTACTTCCATTCCGTATATCAAAATGACTTTGGCTTTGCTTAATGATTTGGATATTCAAACCAGTTTTGAAGGAAATATCATCAAAGTGTATCCTAAAGAAGCAGTTGCATCAAAAGAAATGGTGGTTGAATCTGATTGGAGTTCGGCTTCATATTTCTTTAGTCTCGTAGCTTTGTCTGATGCTGCAAAAATCACGTTGAGCAGTTATAAAGAAAATAGTCTTCAAGGAGATTCTGAGTTAGTTTCTCTCTATGCAAAAATGGGTGTAAAGACGACTTTCCAAAACAATAAAATGACTTTGGAAAAAGTGGCAGGATTCAATTATCAAGATGTAAATTTCGATTTGAACAATACACCAGATATTGCGCAGACAATCGTTGTAACTTGTTTAGGTTTAGGAATTGGATGTCATTTAACAGGCCTTCATACTTTAAAAATTAAAGAAACAGACCGACTCGAAGCTTTAAAAACCGAGCTGACAAAATTAGGAGCAAATATTTCTGTTACTAACGACAGCTTGACTTTAGTGAAATCTAAGAAAATAAACCACGATGTAAAAATTGGAACCTACAATGACCACCGTATGGCAATGGCATTTGCACCATTAGCGATTAAAGTGCCAATTATTATTGAAGATGCTGGAGTAGTTTCGAAATCATATCCAGATTTCTGGAACGATTTAAAAGCTTTGAATTTCCAAATCTCAGAATTGTAAAATAAGATAGCCACGAATTCACGAATTTAATTTTAAAATAATAATTCGTGAATTCATGACGAAAAAATGATAGCCTCTGGTTTCAACCAGAGGTTTTTTTTATGGATAGCCATTTAGTATAATCGTAAAGTTTGTCAGTCTGAGCGAAGT
This is a stretch of genomic DNA from Flavobacterium endoglycinae. It encodes these proteins:
- the aroA gene encoding 3-phosphoshikimate 1-carboxyvinyltransferase, with product MNLKLTTNSTFTIDDSQLNITGSKSETNRLLLLKALFPNITLANTSNSDDSEVMQKALIGNDEIVDIHHAGTAMRFLTAYFAVNEGREVVMTGSSRMQERPIKILVDTLRQLGVEISYEKEEGYPPIRIKGKKVTASKVTLAANVSSQYISALLLVASKLENGLELTLEGEITSIPYIKMTLALLNDLDIQTSFEGNIIKVYPKEAVASKEMVVESDWSSASYFFSLVALSDAAKITLSSYKENSLQGDSELVSLYAKMGVKTTFQNNKMTLEKVAGFNYQDVNFDLNNTPDIAQTIVVTCLGLGIGCHLTGLHTLKIKETDRLEALKTELTKLGANISVTNDSLTLVKSKKINHDVKIGTYNDHRMAMAFAPLAIKVPIIIEDAGVVSKSYPDFWNDLKALNFQISEL